The Flavobacterium sp. N2270 genome contains the following window.
AACATAAATATATTCATCAGTATTAATTTGCCTAAATATATCTGAAGTTTCACGGGTTTGATTATTTCCTTTTAAGTTTTTATATCTAAAATCATTAAAACCTTTACTTGCTGCTGGAACTAAAAAGAACCCCATCATTAAAGCAAATAAAGAAACTATAGCAGCTCCAACAAAAAAGGGTCTTAAAAATCTATTGAATGAGATTCCTGAACTTAATATAGCAATTACTTCTGTATTGTTTGCCAATTTTGAAGTAAACCAAATAACGGATAAGAATAAAAATATTGGAAATAATAAATTAGCAAAATATATAGTAAAATCAACATAATAGACTAATATATCAGACATTGCAACTTTATTCGCAATCATCTTGTTTACTTTTTCTGACACGTCAATAACTATTCCAATAGGAATAAACATTAACAACATTACAGAAAATGTTCCTAAATATCTTTTTAAAATATACTTATCTATTATTTTCATTTATTTATGAACTAATATAAATTTACTATAGTTTATTATTCATTTGAACAACCATTTTATCTTTCCATTCTCTAAATGTACCAGCAATAATTTGACGTCTTGCTTCACGTACTAACCACATATAAAACCCTAAATTATGAATAGTTGCAATTTGTTTTCCAAGATACTCATTTGCAACAAATAAATGACGTAAATACGCTTTTGAATATTCTAAATCAACCCAAGTATGACCCATTTCATCAACTGGAGAAAAATCAGCTTCCCATTTTTTATTTTTAATATTAATAGAACCATGAGCTGTAAACAACATTCCATTTCTTGCATTACGAGTTGGCATAACGCAATCAAACATATCAATCCCTAAGGCAATGTTTTCCAAAATATTTATCGGAGTACCCACTCCCATTAAATAACGCGGTTTATCTTCAGGTAAAATAGCTGTAACTACTTCAGTCATCGCATACATTTCTTCTGCAGGCTCACCTACCGAAAGCCCTCCAATAGCATTTCCTACAGCTCCAGCATTTGCAATATATTCAGCAGATTGCGCTCTTAAATCTTTATATGTACTTCCTTGAACAATTGGAAAAAAAGACTGTTCATATCCATATTTAAAAGGTAATTTGTCTAAATGTGTAATACATCTATCTAACCAACGATGTGTCATATGCATTGATCGTTTTGCATACCTATAATCACAGGGATAAGGTGTACACTCATCAAATGCCATAATAATATCTGCACCAATTGTACGTTGAATTTCCATTACATTTTCAGGAGTAAAAACATGGTAAGATCCATCAATATGACTCTTAAATTTCACACCTTCTTCTTTTATTTTTCTATTAGAAGACAAAGAATAAACTTGATAACCTCCAGAATCGGTTAAAATGTTTCGATCCCAATTCATAAATTTATGCAATCCGCCTGCAGCTTCTAATATCTTTGTTTGTGGTCTTAAATACAAATGATAAGTGTTTCCTAGAATAATGTCAGGATTAATTTCATCTCTTAACTCTCTTTGGTGCACTCCCTTAACTGAAGCAACAGTTCCTACTGGCATAAATATAGGCGTTTCTATAGTTCCGTGATCAGTTGTTAAAGTAGCTGCTCTTGCTTTACTATTCGGGTCTTTTTTTATTAAATCGAACTTCATATCTGTTTTTTACAAGCGCAAATATAAATCAATTAGATAACTTGCGTATAAGAACATACAAAATTTTAAAATTGTTTTATGATTTACCTTATCAACAAATTATTAATTAAAATAGTATAACTTCCTTAAAAAAGGTTTGTTGAAAGAAAAATTTAAAAGTATTTTTGCGTAAACTATTTTATTTCAATGAAATCAAACACACAACAATTACAAGATTTAACTTTCCAAGTTAGAAGAGACATTCTTAGAATGGTACATGCTGTAAATTCTGGTCACCCAGGTGGATCACTTGGTTGTACTGAATTCCTAGTTACTTTGTACAACAATTTAATGGATAGAAAAGAAGGGTTTAACATGGACGGAATTGATGAGGATTTATTCTTCTTATCAAACGGGCATATTTCTCCTGTTTTCTATAGCGTACTTGCAAGAGCAGGATATTTTCCTGTTGCTGAACTAGCAACATTTAGGTTAATTAACTCAAGATTACAAGGCCACCCTACAACTCATGATCACTTACCAGGAATAAGAATGGCATCTGGTTCATTAGGACAAGGTTTATCTGTATCAATTGGAGCAGCTCAAGCAAAAAAACTAAACAATGACAATAATTTAGTTTATACACTTCTTGGTGATGGAGAATTGCAAGAAGGTCAAAACTGGGAAGCAATTATGTATGCATCTGCTAAAAAAGTAGATAATCTTATTGCCACTATTGACCTTAACGGAAAACAAATTGACGGAACTACTGATGAAGTTTTAGCAATGGGAAGTCTTAAAGCTAAATTTGAAGCATTTGATTGGGACGTTTTAGAAATTAAAGAAGGAAATAATATTGACGCAATTTTAGCCGGAATGAATGATGCTAAATCAAGAACTGGAAAAGGAAAACCAGTTTGTGTTTTACTACATACAGAAATGGGTAATGGAGTTGACTTTATGATGCATACGCATGCTTGGCATGGAAAAGCACCAAACGATGAGCAATTAGCAAATGCATTAGCTCAAAACACTTCAACTTTAGTTGATTACTAAAATGAATTTTAAAAAAATAATCTTAATATTTCTAGTATCAGCTTCATTTAATTATGTTAATGGTCAAAATTATAATTTTGACACTTATTATAATTATCATGATAGTGCGTCTGGTGACGAATATTTTGTATTATCAAATTCAACTCAATCAACACATACATTAATTGGCAAATATCAAGAGGTAAATCCTACAATTGGGACTTTAAGACTTTCAAATTCAAACTTGTGGTTTTCTTTTTTAGTAGAAAATTTATA
Protein-coding sequences here:
- the tgt gene encoding tRNA guanosine(34) transglycosylase Tgt, which gives rise to MKFDLIKKDPNSKARAATLTTDHGTIETPIFMPVGTVASVKGVHQRELRDEINPDIILGNTYHLYLRPQTKILEAAGGLHKFMNWDRNILTDSGGYQVYSLSSNRKIKEEGVKFKSHIDGSYHVFTPENVMEIQRTIGADIIMAFDECTPYPCDYRYAKRSMHMTHRWLDRCITHLDKLPFKYGYEQSFFPIVQGSTYKDLRAQSAEYIANAGAVGNAIGGLSVGEPAEEMYAMTEVVTAILPEDKPRYLMGVGTPINILENIALGIDMFDCVMPTRNARNGMLFTAHGSINIKNKKWEADFSPVDEMGHTWVDLEYSKAYLRHLFVANEYLGKQIATIHNLGFYMWLVREARRQIIAGTFREWKDKMVVQMNNKL
- a CDS encoding transketolase, with amino-acid sequence MKSNTQQLQDLTFQVRRDILRMVHAVNSGHPGGSLGCTEFLVTLYNNLMDRKEGFNMDGIDEDLFFLSNGHISPVFYSVLARAGYFPVAELATFRLINSRLQGHPTTHDHLPGIRMASGSLGQGLSVSIGAAQAKKLNNDNNLVYTLLGDGELQEGQNWEAIMYASAKKVDNLIATIDLNGKQIDGTTDEVLAMGSLKAKFEAFDWDVLEIKEGNNIDAILAGMNDAKSRTGKGKPVCVLLHTEMGNGVDFMMHTHAWHGKAPNDEQLANALAQNTSTLVDY